In Clupea harengus chromosome 13, Ch_v2.0.2, whole genome shotgun sequence, one DNA window encodes the following:
- the LOC116223221 gene encoding complement C1q-like protein 2, which translates to MKTSGALLVLLCCCLAETQLRGETIGENDITHQVQYDEAETRENEIMGAAQRTEAAATASTQQTCQPDIYTVLREMTALMAEQRVELRCTQTQIEALETRLRASERTVEEQRAVIKELKEKQEEQAAVVRAVGGSVNLTGSQVEELRREREESRVSFSASLVASGGGTTGPFKTAFPLVYKHIFTNIGNAYNPYTGVFTAPVRGVYHFYFALHGHGHASIPNVISLHKNGELVVTAWCHQPRSSVNPSNGASLLLEVGDVVNLILKENARVWDNLSYPHTTFSGHLLFTV; encoded by the exons ATGAAGACTTCTGGAGCTCTactggtgctgctgtgctgctgtttggcTGAGACGCAGCTCAGAGGAGAGACCATCGGTGAAAATGACATCACTCACCAGGTCCAGTATGATGaagcagagaccagagagaatgagattatGGGTGCAGCACAGAGAACTGAAGCTGCTGCCACAGCCTCCACCCAACAAACCTGCCAGCCTGACATCTacactgtgctgagagagatgaCCGCACTGATGGCggagcagagagtggagctCAGGTGCACTCAGACACAAATAGAGGCCTtggagaccagactgagagccagtgagaggacagtggaggagcagagagctgttattaaggagctgaaggagaaacaggaggagcaAGCAGCAGTTGTGAGAGCTGTAGGAGGCAGTGTGAACCTCACAGGGAGTcaggtggaggagctgaggagggagagagaggagagcagggtgTCTTTTTCTGCCTCACTGGTTGCATCTGGAGGTGGAACTACAGGACCCTTTAAGACAGCATTTCCCCTGGTCTACAAACACATCTTCACCAACATTGGGAACGCCTACAACCCATATACAG gtGTGTTCACAGCTCCAGTCAGAGGGGTTTATCACTTTTATTTTGCCCTACACGGCCATGGTCATGCCTCCATCCCTAATGTCATCTCTCTGCATAAAAATGGGGAGCTTGTGGTCACTGCATGGTGTCATCAGCCCAGATCCAGTGTCAACCCCTCCAATGGAGcttctctgctgctggaggtgggagatgtggTGAACCTGATACTGAAGGAAAACGCACGTGTGTGGGATAATCTGAGCTATCCTCACACCACTTTCTCTGGACACCTGCTCTTCACAGTGTAA